In Thalassophryne amazonica chromosome 4, fThaAma1.1, whole genome shotgun sequence, a genomic segment contains:
- the atf5b gene encoding uncharacterized protein atf5b has protein sequence MAASILRRKIPPISTDELGNLLLRQASHSQSRPSLGVESVERQHLIGDGHSDWMTEKVDLSSFVSTTESSPSSSLPPSPLDHDVKVPSDLEVMTSLLQEELAQLEDYFRSESTSTTNKLEKSSKCDKGSQAMGTQSYYQLPYSSYGASQSETSPVVVTLATGELDLASFCGGPISRTKIARPAPYNYHHRYHHNNGRRIISEAVKVGDEVGLDTWGSRGSYSGSAEFSVNHYSTLKTVGKNSLGSVKKVRECALSLKEEESYCFSEGMFCSEEIARGFCLGGSYDSHHKRDGQLMHNVKVNVSYESTGLEVLHCSKDVGLHGSIPQETMMAGDGYYHQSNASTEPYHSFIGDLDPPSQAQAGEPQHGHYLYPECLADQSYECLSRGESEGPLLGATIHRPTQRLKDEPCTVKPSLVVGAVSLDSSSGERKQKKRDQNKTAAHRYRLRKRAELDSLEEELHGLEGQNRELRDKAESVEREIQYVKDLLIEVYKARSQRLKQDGSA, from the exons ATGGCGGCATCGATCCTTCGCAGGAAAATTCCTCCCATTTCCACAGACGAGCTCGGCAATCTCCTTCTCCGACAGGCTAGCCACAGCCAATCACGGCCCAGTTTGGGGGTGGAGTCAGTGGAGAGGCAGCACTTAATTG gtgATGGTCACTCAGATTGGATGACGGAAAAAGTTGATTTGTCTTCATTTGTGTCGACAACTGAGTCTTCTCCAAGCTCATCTCTTCCACCCTCGCCGTTAGATCATGATGTCAAGGTGCCCTCAGATCTGGAGGTCATGACCTCTTTACTGCAGGAGGAGCTTGCACAGCTGGAGGACTACTTCCGATCCGAGTCCACATCAACAACAAACAAGTTGGAAAAATCATCAAAATGTGATAAGGGTAGCCAAGCCATGGGCACCCAGTCTTATTATCAGTTACCCTATTCCTCCTATGGGGCCAGCCAATCAGAAACCAGCCCTGTGGTTGTTACCTTGGCAACAGGGGAACTGGACCTAGCAAGCTTCTGTGGAGGTCCCATCAGCCGAACCAAAATTGCACGTCCGGCACCGTACAACTACCATCACCGCTACCACCACAACAATGGGCGAAGAATAATCAGTGAAGCTGTGAAAGTCGGAGACGAAGTTGGACTTGATACGTGGGGCTCAAGGGGCAGTTACTCAGGAAGCGCAGAGTTTTCTGTGAACCACTACTCCACACTGAAGACAGTGGGCAAGAACAGCCTTGGAAGTGTCAAGAAGGTGAGAGAATGTGCTTTATCATTGAAGGAAGAAGAGAGTTACTGTTTTTCAGAAGGAATGTTTTGCAGTGAAGAGATTGCTCGAGGTTTTTGTCTCGGTGGTTCGTACGACAGCCACCACAAGCGTGATGGACAGCTGATGCACAATGTGAAGGTCAATGTAAGTTATGAAAGCACGGGGCTTGAGGTCTTGCACTGCAGCAAAGATGTAGGACTTCATGGAAGTATTCCTCAAGAGACAATGATGGCTGGTGATGGCTACTACCATCAGTCCAATGCCAGCACTGAGCCTTACCACAGCTTTATAGGTGACCTAGACCCTCCTTCACAAGCACAAGCTGGAGAGCCCCAACATGGCCACTACCTCTATCCAGAATGCCTTGCAGACCAAAGCTATGAATGTCTGTCCAGAGGGGAGAGTGAGGGACCACTGCTGGGTGCCACCATTCACCGCCCCACCCAGAGGCTAAAGGATGAGCCCTGCACGGTCAAACCGTCTCTAGTGGTGGGGGCAGTTTCTCTGGACAGCAGCAGTGGAGAGAGAAAGCAGAAGAAGAGAGACCAGAACAAAACTGCTGCTCACAG GTACAGACTGCGTAAGAGGGCGGAGCtcgactctctggaggaggagcTTCACGGCCTCGAGGGGCAAAATCGGGAGCTTCGTGACAAGGCAGAATCGGTGGAGCGAGAAATCCAGTATGTCAAAGATTTACTGATCGAGGTCTATAAGGCTCGCAGTCAGCGACTGAAACAGGATGGCAGTGCCTAA